The following coding sequences lie in one Plasmodium sp. gorilla clade G2 genome assembly, chromosome: 11 genomic window:
- a CDS encoding cochaperone prefoldin complex subunit, putative: MVCDIEKFEENKREKPNIVIQLNTLGLDELVSLTLKLEQEWKVIKKNYSILESAVVTYDKCKSAVEQLNPSKYNSKSFNMFINELERSDLIKLCNKDKTLEKNINQETEEKNEKENIGDISSSKEIPHINEEKKEDQQEEKEIIKKEEKKTFEVHIPLTSLVYCPCKIVNTDEFMVRMGTNYYVERNSEEVIEYYNNKIKKINEQMSKLKITIVEKKNEIDLCKNYIQIKRREQQMNTLNVQQQSKSS; the protein is encoded by the exons ATGGTATGCGATATAGAGAAATTTGAAGAAAACAAAAGAGAAAAACCAAACATAGTAATTCAACTGAATACATTAGGGCTTGATGAATTAGTATCTTTGACCTTGAAATTGGAACAG gAATGGAaagtaattaaaaaaaactaCTCCATTTTAGAAAGTGCTGTCGTTACATACGACAAATGCAAGAGCGCAGTTGAACAATTAAACCCCTCAAAATATAATTCGAAGAGttttaatatgtttattaacGAACTTGAACGTTCAGATTTGATAAAATTATGTAATAAGGATAAGACACttgagaaaaatataaatcaagagaccgaagaaaaaaatgagaaagaaaatatagGAGATATAAGCTCTTCAAAAGAAATACCtcatataaatgaagaaaaaaaagaagaccaacaagaagaaaaagaaataatcaaaaaagaggaaaaaaaaacttttgAAGTGCATATTCCATTGACATCCTTAGTTTACTGTCCAT gCAAAATTGTAAATACGGATGAATTTATGGTTCGTATGGGAACAAATTATTATGTAGAAAGAAATAGCGAAGAAGTTATTGAAtactataataataaaataaaaaaaataaatgaacagatgagtaaattaaaaattaccattgttgaaaagaaaaatgaaatagaTCTTTgcaaaaattatattcaaaTTAAAAGAAGAGAGCAACAAATGAATACTCTAAATGTGCAACAACAATCAAAAAGTTCATAA
- a CDS encoding multiprotein bridging factor type 1, putative, which yields MDHQDLKPVIWHKTEKKTKPKDIHEARKLGIDVEVEKKYFGGKNKSSKGNLIIENKAKIEQETENFKIDRVTPAFSRALQQARINKKLTQAQLARLVNESESVIKEYENGKAIPNNVIIQKLNKVLGVNLPSPKKK from the coding sequence aTGGATCACCAAGACCTGAAACCTGTTATATGGCATAAAACCGAAAAGAAGACTAAGCCAAAAGATATTCATGAAGCGAGAAAATTAGGTATTGATGTAGAAgtagaaaagaaatattttggtggaaaaaataaatcaagcAAAGGaaatttaataatagaaaataaagCAAAAATTGAACAAGAAACTGAGAATTTTAAAATTGATAGAGTTACACCAGCTTTTTCTAGAGCTTTACAACAAGcaagaattaataaaaaattaacgCAAGCACAATTAGCTAGACTTGTTAATGAAAGTGAATCTGTTATTAAGGAATACGAAAATGGAAAAGCAATACCaaataatgttattattCAGAAACTTAATAAAGTCTTAGGGGTCAATTTACCTTCACccaagaaaaaataa
- a CDS encoding 6-phosphofructokinase yields MDIENSKKHLSELQEERRRHKITLPDMLKRKVIIKEENYENDDTCEKNVETLKDMSYSLNTSKDENEYLKLYFPNIINNPIIKLYNDPYYTTHMSDKRMNTTDSINTSMDMSSYNCTTNSLIKEMINMYKPYEKLNIGILFTGLQAPGGHNIICGVFDCLKKKNKKNTLYGFMNGFEGMLKYNFMELKNEYISMFRNSGGFDMIKSSDIQIINDDQKKKCFKICRQLNLNGLIVVGDVGGNKSAAILSEYFENVYKIAINENIKSEELNEKEKEEKKGDQNKTDGEDGNKKDGEDGNKKDGEDGNKREDKDENKKEDKDENKKEDKDEKKNYFEDENKKEEQQKKHQIYVENNNNHICETLQNYAQEDKTNEPYKIIDNNKTCLSNQNKSNNNNNIQYDNIENYNLSYDNILSTYDYTYDHISDISDEEINKKYPKKKNDYFIKTSIVSAPTCVYNEMKNKYIECSIGFDTTIFSYCQYISYLITHIQTYLKGYHFIKVMGNTSSHIALECFLQTKVNIILVSEEIKKNKLTLDQITQFIVDVIQNRYKKYHKNYGIVIIPDGILKKITLFKKLVKSIINIKTKYIKNDINSLQDLKNILSDHLVKEQHEFFKSLPHFFQMQLLEEIFSQQFHYARLSTELLLTHLVKKKLEERQINDLEFHTHSYGNEVTCSLPTNFDCAYSYILGFSCVEMLQHRYNGYMCVIKNLKNLLFNVNDIEILGIPLCHMMKLKNKNKNIKHINGEEKINCEEKINCDEHIKCEEHIKCEEHINNVEQKDNLKEIKENGKTNKTEKLSKKNKIEKKDKVNKKDKTSKKDKNNTSDRVKKSNSIIQNNNSNNKDDALTNNLCEAKDNTNKQNKNHLIIRKDAFEDLFIKRTKVNLKDDTYFIKYKKYRYMYLYEDHYRVLTGIQYEHNFCIDYDDKSLKLRNKLNSTHSSNDYITIKPNNIFSKINYTISGLTKEYFNKKEYNEEKNNIIQNNMLQNGIILQNNNTYKFNYYKHYSTLSEIEKMLTASAIKFNTILIRHNTRITYINNNFFNKLYTISFIHIPKIKDFYILQDNQFHLKHNYRNVSCPKNVGVVLLSHCTPGTNNILVGLHQRLSINNFKLIGFVKGLKGLLNNDICLINDNNLKTSINIGGFPLLGVHMQYQKISNDEHILHIHDLIKENNISKIIKSCKNNNITNLVFIGDEKVLSLMNILNDIFINKDVNIKIVTIPISLYNSFDKNLIECSIGYHSMVCHISDIISNVQSTCLNINKYYYFIKIHTNISSALILSVQLQTHCNICYIGESVNNQLTSLHTIIENISLVIIERINRMKYYGVILFSSNLIYYINDFHDLCNDVDENIKTVQEIDEIVKNDILPERFQKKLKKESVDLLNLFTESMKDKLLRKEKRENEDIDSNFEVMLINEIKKYIQNLMEKSKQNKELYCYKKHMNTLSSPINVKNIKVYSDIDYILHFQTLIKVIDREINCFFPTHFDNSLAFSHGLLAGIAVENDLINYVTSIRHLNLNKQNWSSSLYPGIYFLNNKDDKEHFNQYPSVAPVPISMKSSQMATMKHNANTWAYSDSYIFVGPVQYSVNPDNLGYSSYIF; encoded by the exons atggaTATTGAGAATTCAAAAAAACATCTAAGTGAATTACAAGAAGAAAGAAGGAGACACAAAATTACACTTCCAGATATGCTTAAAAGGAAAGTTATTATAAAGgaagaaaattatgaaaacGATGATACTTGTGAAAAGAATGTAGAGACATTAAAAGATATGTCTTATTCATTGAATACATCAAAGgatgaaaatgaatatttaaaattatattttcctaatattattaataatccAATTATAAAACTTTATAATGATCCATACTACACAACACATATGTCAGATAAAAGAATGAATACAACAGATTCAATAAATACTTCAATGGATATGTCTAGCTATAATTGTACTACAAATTCTTTGATAAaagaaatgataaatatgtataaaccATACGAGAAATTAAATATAGGTATTTTATTCACAGGACTACAAGCTCCAGGTggtcataatattatatgtggaGTTTTTgattgtttaaaaaaaaaaaataaaaagaatacacTTTATGGTTTTATGAATGGATTTGAAGGAATGCTCAAATATAACTTTATGGAAttgaaaaatgaatatataagtatGTTTAGAAATAGCGGGGGATTTGATATGATTAAAAGTAGTGATATCCAAATTATTAACGATgatcagaaaaaaaaatgttttaaaatatgtagaCAACTAAATCTAAATGGACTTATTGTTGTTGGAGATGTTGGTGGTAATAAAAGTGCTGCTATTTTATCggaatattttgaaaatgtttataaaattgcaataaatgaaaatattaaaagtgaagaattaaatgaaaaagaaaaggaagaaaaaaagggAGATCAAAATAAAACGGATGGTGAAGATGGAAATAAAAAGGATGGTGAAGATGGAAATAAAAAGGATGGTGAAGATGGAAATAAAAGGGAAgataaagatgaaaataaaaaggaggataaagatgaaaataaaaaggaagataaagatgaaaaaaaaaactattttgaagatgaaaataaaaaggaagaacaacaaaaaaaacacCAAATTTATGTCGAAAACAATAATAACCATATATGTGAAACACTCCAAAATTATGCACAAGAAGATAAAACAAATGAaccatataaaattatagataataataaaacatgtTTATCAAATCAAAATAAGagtaataacaataataatatacaatatgataatatagaaaattataatttatcttatgacaatatattatcaacatATGATTATACTTATGACCATATTAGCGATATAAGTGatgaagaaattaataaaaaatatccaaaaaaaaaaaatgattattttataaaaacttCAATTGTTAGTGCACCAACATGtgtatataatgaaatgaaaaataaatatattgaatgTTCTATAGGGTTTGATACAACTATATTTAGTTATTGTCAATATATAAGTTATTTAATAACACATATACAAACATATCTCAAAGgatatcattttattaaagTTATGGGGAATACATCTAGTCATATTGCCTTAGAATGTTTCTTACAAACAAAAGTAAACATCATATTAGTCagtgaagaaataaaaaaaaataaattaacacTTGATCAAATTACACAATTCATTGTTGATGTTATTCAAAacagatataaaaaatatcataaaaattatggtATTGTTATTATACCAGATggtatattgaaaaaaataacactatttaaaaaattagtaaaatctattattaatataaaaacaaaatatataaaaaatgacatCAATAGTTTACAAGATTTAAAAAACATTCTAAGTGATCATTTAGTAAAGGAACAACATGAATTCTTTAAATCACTTcctcatttttttcaaatgcAATTACTGGAGGAAATATTTTCCCAACAATTTCAC TATGCTAGGTTAAGTACCGAACTACTTCTCACCCATTTAGTAAAGAAGAAACTAGAAGAAAGACAAATTAATGATCTCGAATTTCATACACACTCATATGGAAATGAAGTTACATGCTCACTCCCTACAAACTTCGATTGTGCCTACAGCTATATTTTAGGATTCAGCTGTGTAGAGATGCTGCAACATAGATATAATGGATATATGTGTGTCATCAAAAATTTGAAGAATCTACTCTTCAACGTTAACGACATAGAAATATTAGGCATACCCCTCTGCCATATGATGAAgttaaagaataaaaataaaaatataaaacacatAAACGGTgaggaaaaaataaactgtgaggaaaaaataaactGTGATGAACACATAAAATGTGAGGAACACATAAAATGTGAGGAACACATAAACAATGTGGAACAGaaagataatttaaaagaaataaaagagaacggtaaaacaaacaaaacaGAAAAACTAtctaaaaagaataaaatagaaaaaaaggacaaagtaaataaaaaagataaaacaagtaaaaaggataaaaataatacatccGATCGTGTGAAAAAAAGTAATAgtattatacaaaataataattctaacAATAAAGATGATGCTCTAACAAATAATTTGTGTGAAGCAAAAGACAATactaataaacaaaataaaaatcatctCATCATCAGAAAGGATGCATTTGAAGATTTGTTCATAAAGCGCACAAAAGTAAATTTAAAGGATGAtacttattttataaaatataaaaaatatcgatacatgtatttatatgaagATCATTATAGAGTATTGACAGGTATACAATATGAACATAATTTTTGTATAgattatgatgataaatctttaaaattacgaaataaattaaatagtACACATTCTAGTAATGATTATATTACTATAAAaccaaataatatatttagtaAAATCAATTACACTATATCTGGTTTGacaaaagaatattttaataaaaaagaatataatgaagaaaaaaataatataatacaaaataatatgttacaAAATGGTATAATactacaaaataataatacatataaatttaattattataaacattattCTACCTTATcagaaatagaaaaaatgtTAACAGCTTCAgctataaaatttaatactATATTAATTCGTCATAATACTagaattacatatattaataacaatttctttaataaattatatactatttcatttattcatatacctaaaattaaagatttttatatattacaagaTAATCAATTCCATCTCAAACATAATTATAGAAATGTCTCATGTCCAAAAAATGTCGGTGTTGTTTTACTTTCTCATTGTACCCCaggaacaaataatatactcGTAGGATTACATCAAAGATTatcaattaataattttaagtTAATAGGTTTTGTTAAAGGTTTAAAAGGactattaaataatgatatatgcctaattaatgataataatttaaaaacatCTATTAACATTGGGGGGTTTCCTCTTCTAGGAGTACACATGCAATATCAGAAAATATCAAATGATGaacatatattacatattcatgatttaataaaagaaaataatatatctaaaatCATTAAAAgttgtaaaaataataatattaccaATTTAGTATTCATAGGTGATGAAAAAGTTCTATCccttatgaatatattaaatgatatatttattaataaagatgtaaatattaaaattgttaCCATACCCATCTCTTTATATAACAGTTTTGATAAAAATCTTATCGAATGTAGTATAGGATATCATTCAATGGTTTGTCATATTAGTGATATTATAAGTAATGTACAAAGTACttgtttaaatataaataaatattattactttatTAAAATACATACAAATATTTCATCTGCTTTAATTCTATCTGTTCAATTACAAACACATTGTAATATATGCTATATTGGAGAATCTGTGAATAATCAATTAACTAGCTTGCACACAATCATAGAAAATATTTCTCTTGTCATCATAGAAAGAATTAACCGTATGAAATATTATGGCGTTATATTATTTAGCTctaatttgatatattacataaatgaTTTTCATGACCTCTGTAACGATGtcgatgaaaatataaaaactgtTCAAGAAATAGATGAAATtgttaaaaatgatatacttCCAGAgag GTTtcagaaaaaattaaaaaaagaaagcgTCGATCTGCTAAATTTATTCACAGAGTCCATGAAAGATAAATTAttgagaaaagaaaaaagagaGAATGAAGATATTGATTCTAACTTTGAAGTAATgttaataaatgaaataaaaaaatatatacaaaatttgATGGAAAAATCcaaacaaaataaagaattatattgCTACAAAAAGCATATGAATACATTATCAAGTCCAATAAATGTAAAGAACATCAAAGTTTATAGTGACAtagattatatattacattttcaAACATTAATTAAAGTCATCGACAGAGAAATAAACTGTTTTTTTCCTACACATTTTGATAACTCCTTGGCCTTCTCTCATGGGCTCCTCGCAGGAATAGCGGTAGAAAATGATTTGATCAATTATGTAACATCCATTAGgcatttaaatttaaataagcAAAATTGGAGTAGTTCCTTATACCCAggcatttattttttaaacaatAAGGACGACAAAGAGCATTTTAATCAA tATCCTTCTGTAGCACCTGTTCCCATTTCAATGAAATCTAGCCAAATGGCCACTATGAAACATAATGCAAATACc TGGGCATACAGCGACAGCTATATTTTTGTAGGACCTGTTCAATATAGTGTCAACCCAGACAATCTTGGatattcttcatatatattttaa
- a CDS encoding geranylgeranyl pyrophosphate synthase, putative, with translation MENDQNNQDADNGLEYFRSMYDRYRDTFINHINDYILEDDIKIIISKYYKLLFDYNCLGGKNNRGILVILIYEYVKNRDINSNEWEKVACIAWCIEILQASFLVADDIMDKGETRRNKHCWYLLKDVEIKNAVNDVFLLYNAIYKLLDIYLRNDNCYLDLITSFREATLKTIVGQHLDTNIFSDKYSDINKDINVNNINISEENKINVNMLNFNVYQNIIIHKTAYYSFFLPIVCGMQMGGISMDNLLYKKVENIAILMGEYFQVHDDYIDTFGDSKKTGKVGSDIQNNKLTWPLIKAFELCSQSEKEDIIRNYGKDNVTCIKFINDIYEHYNIRAHYLEYEKKQKMKILEAINQLHHEGIEYVLKYVMDILFTGA, from the exons ATGGAGAACGATCAGAATAACCAAGATGCAGATAATGGTCTGGAATACTTTAGAAGT ATGTACGATAGATACAGAGATACGTTCATAAACCATattaatgattatatattagaagatgatataaaaataataatttcaaaGTATTATAAACTATTATTTGATTATAACTGCTTAG gCGGTAAAAATAATAGGGGAATTTtagttatattaatttatgaaTATGTAAAGAATAGAGACATTAATTCTAATGAATGGGAAAAAGTAGCTTGTATag catGGTGTATAGAAATTTTGCAAGCATCTTTTTTAGTAGCAGATGATATTATGGATAAGGGGGAAACTCGTAGAAACAAACATTGTTG gtatttattaaaagacGTTGAAATTAAGAATGCCGTGAATGATGTGTTTCTTCTGTATAACGCTATATACAA attacttgatatatatttgcgCAATGATAACTGTTACTTGGATTTAATTACATCCTTTAGAGAAGCAACTTTAAAAACTATAGTAGGACAACATTtagatacaaatatattttcagaTAAATATTccgatataaataaagatataaatgttaataatattaatatatctgaagagaataaaattaatgtGAACATGTTAAATTTTAATGtttatcaaaatattattattcataaaacggcttattattcatttttcttaCCTATTGTTTGTG gTATGCAAATGGGGGGTATATCTATGGACAACTTGTTATACAAAAAAGTTGAAAATATAGCAATTCTTATGGGGGAATATTTTCAa gtCCATGATGATTATATAGATACCTTTGGAGATTCTAAAAAGACGGGAAAAGTTGGCTCAGacattcaaaataataaattaacatGGCCTTTGATAAAG gCATTTGAACTATGTTCACAATCTGAAAAAGAGgatataataagaaattatGGGAAAGATAATGTAACATGTATTAAGTttattaatgatatatatgaacattaTAATATCAGGGCTCATTATCTGGAATATGAAAAGAAGCAAAAGATGAAAATTTTaga agcCATAAACCAATTGCATCATGAAG gtATAGAATATGTCTTGAAATACGTAATGGACATTTTGTTTACAGGTGCATGA